The Actinomycetota bacterium genome window below encodes:
- a CDS encoding DUF2652 domain-containing protein: protein MEACYFAFQRRQRNIANLTTCACNACIRIPDLTLKFVVHHGQYISHEVAGSRELIGSEVVTAHRLLKNHVTEQTGLRGYALFTRACLEWFGVDADVVGMKSHTEMYEDVGEVDGSRRPGARSRSAPWCSWRRRTRRSRWPATSPHRRRWCGSWSRRRHGAPSGSSASSR from the coding sequence GTGGAGGCCTGCTACTTCGCGTTCCAGCGGCGCCAGCGGAACATCGCGAACCTCACCACCTGCGCCTGCAACGCGTGCATCCGGATCCCCGACCTCACCCTGAAGTTCGTGGTCCACCACGGCCAGTACATCTCGCACGAGGTGGCCGGGAGCCGGGAGCTGATCGGCTCCGAGGTGGTGACCGCACACCGCCTGCTGAAGAACCACGTCACGGAGCAGACCGGCCTCCGAGGCTACGCGTTGTTCACCCGGGCCTGCCTGGAATGGTTCGGCGTCGACGCGGACGTCGTCGGCATGAAGTCCCACACGGAGATGTACGAGGACGTGGGGGAGGTGGATGGCTCGAGGCGGCCTGGCGCGAGGAGCAGGAGCGCGCCGTGGTGTTCCTGGCGCCGGAGGACGCGGCGATCGAGGTGGCCGGCGACGTCCCCGCACCGCCGGCGCTGGTGTGGGAGCTGGTCACGTCGCCGACACGGCGCCCCCAGTGGCAGTTCGGCGTCGTCCAGGTGA
- a CDS encoding SRPBCC family protein, with the protein MWELVTSPTRRPQWQFGVVQVNEDVSGGRRGVGTTNHCFHGDNMEAFEEIVDWKPFRYYTIVGRSPFGEMDMTVEFTPQDDSSTRVSLRMRPRGTPEQIATAAQMFGPMEQVMRISLDRAVALAGGSEGGGAPAGE; encoded by the coding sequence GTGTGGGAGCTGGTCACGTCGCCGACACGGCGCCCCCAGTGGCAGTTCGGCGTCGTCCAGGTGAACGAGGACGTGTCGGGGGGCCGCCGCGGGGTCGGGACCACCAACCACTGCTTCCACGGAGACAACATGGAGGCCTTCGAGGAGATCGTGGACTGGAAGCCCTTCCGGTACTACACGATCGTGGGGCGTTCGCCGTTCGGCGAGATGGACATGACCGTGGAGTTCACACCGCAGGACGACAGCTCGACCCGGGTGTCGTTGCGGATGCGGCCCCGGGGAACGCCCGAGCAGATCGCCACGGCCGCCCAGATGTTCGGCCCCATGGAACAGGTCATGCGGATCAGCCTGGACCGAGCGGTCGCGCTGGCGGGCGGGAGTGAGGGCGGCGGCGCTCCCGCGGGGGAGTGA